In Limnohabitans sp. TEGF004, the genomic window CGCGATGTGCGTGCTGTGGTCTTGACGCTGATTGGTCGCTTTGGCCTGGACCCCGAGGCGCACTACCCTTCCCTGCTGCTGCATTACGCTGAGTTGCTGCCAGACACCGATGTACAGATGCTGCTGATACTGGCCTCGGTCTACATTGCGTTGCGCTTTATCGAAGCAACGGGTCTTTGGCTAGGCAAAGCATGGGGCGAGTATTTGGGTGCGCTGTCGGGCGGCATTTACATTCCGTTTGAGGTGGTGCATTTCATCGACGAGCCCTCATGGATGAACGCCTTCATCGTGACATTGAATACGGTCATCGTGGGCTACCTAGCCTACGCCTTGTGGCATCGCCATCAACAACAGGGACACGCATGACCGACATCCTCACCATCACCCTCAACCCGGCCTTGGATGTGTTGACCACCATCGACAAGGTGAGCGACACACACAAGATGCGTTGCGGCTCGGTGATCAAACACCAGGGCGGCGGAGGCGTGAACGTGGCACGTGTGCTGCACCGTTTGGGCGCGAACTGCGTGGCTTTGTATATGGCAGGCGGCGTCACAGGCGAGCGTCACCACAAATTGATGAGCGCAGAGAAAGTGCGCTGCCATGTCATGCCCATCGCCGAAGAAACACGCGAGAGTTTTTCGGTGCACGAAACATCGAGCGGCAATGACTTTCGCTTTGTGCTGCCCGGCCCTCAGGTCTCAGCCGCTGAAGTGGAAGCGTGTTTTGATTACGTGGCACAACACCTGCCCAAACAATTCTTGGTCATCAGCGGCGGCTTGGCACCCGGCGTGCCCGAGAACTTTTATGCGCGCTTGACCACCTTGGCCAAAGCGCACAGCGTGCGCGTGGTGCTAGACACCAATGGCCCTGCGCTGACCGAAGCACTGAAGGTCGGCGTGTATTTGTTCAAACCCAGCTTGCGTGAGCTGCGCGATTTAACCGGCCAAGCCTTGACCACCGAAGAAGCCCAAGTAGCAGCCGCGCAGCAACTCATTCAAAGCGGCCACGCCGAGATCGTGGCGGTGTCTTTGGGCGCAGACGGCGCCTTGGTGGTCAGTGCCAACGAACAGTGGCGTGCCCGCAGCATTCAGGTTGATGTGCAAACCACGATTGGCGCGGGCGACAGTTTTGTGGGCGGCATGGTGTGGTCACTGGAGCGTGGAGACAGCTTGGTCAAGGCGTTTCAGTACGGCATGGCGTCTGGGGCGGCCGCCTTGCTTGCGCCTGGCACCTCGTTGAGCCAAGCGGCAGATGTGCACTATTTGCTGCCACAAGTGGTGGTTCAAGCAGCCTGACGCCCTCGCTTTAAATTATTTCAATCCCGCTGTCGCACTCTTCACAGGGCTTGAGCATCACCTCGGGCTACCATCCGTCTCAAATTTAGGAGACCCCCATGCCCGTGATTACCAACATCGAAGACTTGCGCGTTTTGGCCGAGAAACGCGTGCCCCGCATGTTCTATGACTACGCCGATTCCGGCAGCTGGACCGAGGGCACTTACCGCGCCAACGAAGAGGATTTCCAAAAAATCAAGCTGCGCCAACGCGTGGCGGTGAACATGGAAAACCGCTCCACCGCTACCAAGATGGTCGGCCTCGATGTGAAGATGCCCGTGGCCATTGCCCCCGTGGGCTTGACCGGCATGCAAAGCGCCGACGGCGAAATCAAAGCCGCCCGCGCTGCTGAGAAATTTGGCATCCCTTTCATCTTGTCCACCATGAGCATTTGCTCGATGGAAGACGTGGCCGCTGCCACCACCGCCCCCTTCATGTACCAGCTCTACATGATGCGCGACCGCGAAGCCATGTCCAACATGATTGAGCGCGCCCGCAAAGCCAAGTGCAGCGCCTTGGTCCTGACGCTCGATTTGCAAGTGATTGGCCAACGCCACAAAGACCTGAAGAATGGTTTGACGGCGCCCCCCAGCCCCACCATCGCCAACATCATCAACCTCATGACCAAGCCACGCTGGTGTTTAGGCATGGCAGGCACACGCCGCCACACCTTTGGCAACTTGGTAGGCCACGTCAAAGGCGTGAGCAACATGAAGTCGCTGTCCTCATGGACCAACGAGCAGTTTGACCCACGCTTGTCGTGGGAAGACGTGGCTTGGGTCAAAGCCCAATGGGGTGGCAAGCTCATCCTCAAAGGCATTCAAGACGTGGAAGACGCAAAGCTGGCCGCGCAAAGCGGCGCGGACGCCATCGTGGTGAGCAACCACGGCGGTCGCCAACTCGACGGTGCGCAATCCAGCATCGAAGCCCTGCCCGCTATCGTGGCCGCTGTGGGCGACCAAATTGAAGTGTGGATGGACGGCGGCATTCGCTCAGGCCAAGACGTGCTCAAGGCTTGGGCCTTGGGTGCACGCGGCGTGCTGATTGGCCGTGCCATGGTGTACGGCTTGGGTGCGATGGGCGAAGAAGGCGTGACCAAGGCGCTGCAAATCATCCACAAAGAACTGGATGTGACCATGGCGTTTTGCGGCCACACCAACATCCAAAACGTGAACACCAACATCTTGCTGCCGGGCACGTTTCCCACGGCTTGAGGTGCATGAGTTGAGGCACACTTGACGGATGACTGAACACAAAACTGCACCCACCGGCGTCAGCGGCTGGTGGCGTGCGCTGAGCATTTTCTT contains:
- a CDS encoding DUF2127 domain-containing protein; its protein translation is MSDAPSQRSALHAIAAFEATKGLAALAGLIGVLDLLHRDVRAVVLTLIGRFGLDPEAHYPSLLLHYAELLPDTDVQMLLILASVYIALRFIEATGLWLGKAWGEYLGALSGGIYIPFEVVHFIDEPSWMNAFIVTLNTVIVGYLAYALWHRHQQQGHA
- a CDS encoding alpha-hydroxy acid oxidase; translated protein: MPVITNIEDLRVLAEKRVPRMFYDYADSGSWTEGTYRANEEDFQKIKLRQRVAVNMENRSTATKMVGLDVKMPVAIAPVGLTGMQSADGEIKAARAAEKFGIPFILSTMSICSMEDVAAATTAPFMYQLYMMRDREAMSNMIERARKAKCSALVLTLDLQVIGQRHKDLKNGLTAPPSPTIANIINLMTKPRWCLGMAGTRRHTFGNLVGHVKGVSNMKSLSSWTNEQFDPRLSWEDVAWVKAQWGGKLILKGIQDVEDAKLAAQSGADAIVVSNHGGRQLDGAQSSIEALPAIVAAVGDQIEVWMDGGIRSGQDVLKAWALGARGVLIGRAMVYGLGAMGEEGVTKALQIIHKELDVTMAFCGHTNIQNVNTNILLPGTFPTA
- a CDS encoding 1-phosphofructokinase family hexose kinase; translation: MTDILTITLNPALDVLTTIDKVSDTHKMRCGSVIKHQGGGGVNVARVLHRLGANCVALYMAGGVTGERHHKLMSAEKVRCHVMPIAEETRESFSVHETSSGNDFRFVLPGPQVSAAEVEACFDYVAQHLPKQFLVISGGLAPGVPENFYARLTTLAKAHSVRVVLDTNGPALTEALKVGVYLFKPSLRELRDLTGQALTTEEAQVAAAQQLIQSGHAEIVAVSLGADGALVVSANEQWRARSIQVDVQTTIGAGDSFVGGMVWSLERGDSLVKAFQYGMASGAAALLAPGTSLSQAADVHYLLPQVVVQAA